AGTTCCATAGTCCGGCAAATACTTTAAATATGTCTGATGTATTATTGAAAAACCAGGTAAAATCCACTTTTTCACCCTCCAACTAGCAAATGTTTGATAGTTTGAGAGTGCAATGTGTTAGTTTTGATAGTTGGGGGTGCGAAGTTTCGGTTCCCCTTGATTCAGAGGGTGAAGAATGTATTTTTCCCAAAAGACCTTGACCAgtgaatataatttatttccaAATCAGATGTGCAGGTTCTGCAGatactattttaaaaattttggtaGCATGCCAATGACACAAAAAGGAATGCACGTCACTGACTCACTTATATTATGCTTTGCCATAATGATTTGACTCTTTCCCATACCAATAGTCTCGGATTTAGTTTTTGGCTATCTCACGATGTTTTTCCATTGCCAAAAGTCAAAAGAAGTGTTTTACATTTGCTCTTGTCAGCTGCACTGTTGATGGGTAATAGCAGATATTGATTACATGGGAGTGGCTGGGAAGCCTTTAAAATTTAggttcttaatttttaaaattttaaattgtggCCATATTTTAGGGACAGAAGTAGTTTGTTctgaaaagaaatttaattctCTTGAGACAAAATGCAGAAGCTACTAACTTGTCACCACAATGATCGCCTAATGATATATAGTTAGTATGCCAGTTTTCACCTATCGAAAAGAAATTTAAGATGCCAGTTTCCTCCAAATGATATTCTTGCAGCATTGCTTGGGTCTCTCCGAGAATGTATGCTAAAGACCTGTTATGAAATCCCTATCCAGAATGTGCTGCTTAGATACCTTATCGGCCTTCTAATACTCATTTAGAGTGGATATTTGCATTTCTAGTGATGCCTTTGGGTGGTTCATTATCTCACTTTTAAAGAATCCTATGTACCTCTCGACTTGCATGTATTTTGGTTGCTTGGGAGACTTATCTTCACTGTTCGCTCTTATGGGAACCTTGCTTTTTGTATCTGTCCTCATGCTGTAATTGTCTGTTTAAATTGCAATTGCAGAATGTGAAAGCAGTTTTTGATGCTGCAATCAAGGTGGTTATCAAGCCACAGCAGAAGCAAAAAGAGAAGAACAAGCCAAGTCGTGGATGCCTATTGTTAGTACCTTCTTTTCTCACAATTAAAAGGCTTGCTTACCATTCTTCACTTATTCATTGTTTTGGGCACTATATTCCATTATGGTTTTGGGCATTATGGATGGCTGATGTGCTCAGCTAAGGGAATGTATTTCTGTCATTACATGCATTGCACTATTATTAGCTTTCCTCTTAAATATTCTTCATATTTATCTTTCCCAATCTCAAAATTAAGCCTTAGCAAAATTGCTTTGATTCTGCATCATTTTCTCACATTACAGCCGCTTTAGATTTTTGTATAATATGCATCGTTGAATTGATACTACCTGATTAGTGCCTGGCTAGCTAAATATGGTGAGTAAAAAAAGTCATCTTTAGACTTTAACCATTCTGATTCTTGTACCTCTGGTTTCCTGATTCGTCAGTTTCTGGGGCATAATCTGTTACTTAAAACTGCAGAAATCTCTTTCGTGGGAGGAGTCTTGTGTGTCTCAAATGAAACCATCTACTCTGAAATTTCAGCGTTGGCCATCTCATCCAGAGGCTTTTCATTGCAGTGAGGCTGTAAGGATCGTGTTAGTTTGATTTTCCTCATAGTTTTTGAAATATACCTTAGCTTTGCTATCTCCAAAGGTCACCTGCTGTGTCTCTGtgactattttattttactgttTTGGCTATAATTATCAGGAAAATGGTATACCCATCCTTTACTCTCTTTTCATTGTAAAGAATTGAAGATCAAagtctttccttctttttccttctttcctttttgtctTGCACAATACTGGTCTGCCTACCTGATTCTATTCACGATGTAGTCATGTTTCAAATTAGCTGCAAGATCTACTTCTATCAAGCTTCTCAACATGAACTTGTTTGAATTCACTTGCTTTCTCGTCtcatatatttattgttgattttaTGAAGAAAATACCGCAAATACGCCATGTACTGATTACAAACTTTGTTGTTTATCaacaaagtgaaaaataaaaaataaaaaatcgttgTAATCAGTAATAATACGCTTGTTGGAAACGTATGTGGTTGCTTCCCCCATATGGTTCAGTCAATTTGAGTCCCGGTTTCATTGATAAGTTATGCATGCATTCAAAGAGGTAAAATTCACAGGATTTTTGTCGGATGTTTGCCTGTTAACATGTAAACACACCACTTACTGTGAAACAAGAAATTTTAGAAACACAGGTATCTAAACGAAGGTCATAAGTGGGTGTacattggtttatttttttatttttttatattggacCGGGTGTCTGGTAATAGTGTCCCGACTAATCTCTAGAATGTATAGGGATTCAACAATGAGTTTTTCCCAAGTGCAACTTCGAATAATTCaaagataaatgaaaaatttgcTAACCTAATGGTCCTTATAGATTGTTTGTACCTAATAGAATTTGAACCTCGGACTTTGGAGAGAGAATATCACCAAGACCAACACCTTTACTACTTGATCCAACGCTCAGTGGTGTACGTTGGTTGCATTggtaaaatctttcaaaaaggggACTTTATACCAATATCCTAGCTAATTGGATATCATAGTGGGTTTTACCTCCAAATCTTGTGGACGTGGACCCCGGTATCAAACCCCGCTAAGTAGAGATTTAGataatgagttaaaataagatgaaagttgaataaaattttattaaaatattattttttttaatattatttttattttaaaatttgaaaaattgaatttttattatattttatttaaaaattttaaaaaaaattataataattaaatggaaTGAGTTGGGATACTTTTAGAATTAAAACAagacttaaatcttggtgtttaTTTCATTATATGCAGACACTACTAGCCAAGAATGCTTCTGCACCGTCCAACCTAGTTTTTTCGTTCATCATCGTCAGTTTCAAACCTAAtctccatttcttttctttcatgccaGTTTCTGTTTAGTTGTCAAGAAGTGGGTGCTCGGGTACAGCTCCGTTgatttctgtttttgtttttctgatttCTTTTGGGAGATgatctctgtgtgtgtgtgtgtgtgtgttcgtTCTTACAGTCCTCTAGGTATTACACCAAGTTTGTGTGGATTCTCACCTCCAAGCTGAGGTCCCTAAATGGACTGGTCCATTTTTAGAGAGGAAGACTATACTTGTGTGGCTGTCGACTCCCAGGTTCTGTTGAATGCTGAGAAATTTTGACTTCGGTGGACAAATGCCAAAGAACAGAGATTTAAGAATATGGTATGCCGAAGTACAGAGATTCTAGGTATTACTCCAAAGAATGTtgatagtgatgatgatgaatcAGAGTTTGGATCATTTAGTGATGGTTTTGGGCATGAAGCATTGAAGGTTCTGGCATGTTCCTGCGGGTTTGCAACcttaaaaggaaaaacatacctaaaaaaaaaaaaaccagttgACCCGACTCAGGTCGGGCAGGTTTGTACTAGCCTGGGAGAGGGTTGGGCCCAAGTACATACCGGATTGGTCGGGTTGCAGCCCTGTCTACCATATATTGTTATAGATCATCCAAGAAACAGTCGGCCGTCATGACCAAAAATAGCGTCAACCACTACTACTGGAATGTATTGTGAACAGGTTATTAAAATTGCTTTAAGAATCGATGGGGAGATTGGGTCTATTATTCCAAAGAGATTTATCAGCCTCCTCATGGCATTACTCATTCTTCACTATTTTTAACTTTCGTGGGTATTATTGAATAGAGTTTCTGTATTAAATATTGTTTATAGAAAATGAGTACAGATGATTTTCATGGAATTGTGCACCGGAAAGGttagatttttgaaaatttccCTTTCACAAATCATTTCCGATGGAAAATATAGACCCAACATTAAATATTAGAAAAACCCAATTTCTATATCTCTAGAGAAATGTTTCAATCTTTGTAATCTATTCAGCCACGTCAACAATCTttgagaaaataaacactgaagaaattaaaatgaaCTGAAGAGTCTGAAGTAAACTGTATATAAAGTTGAAACAGAATGGTTTCGTGTTTCTTCTTTCCAAGGACCTGAACGCACCTAATGAAATTTCCTCACctcagaaaaattctttttggcCAAAAGAAAGTAACCTTTCTCATGAATCACAATTAATGCAATATGTAACATGTTACCTTTCTTATTTAGCTAACGAGCAAAGGAAAAGGTTGCATACATGTGATGgagaaaacacaaaaatttcTCGTCATTTAGAAATTTACTCTTAAACAAAACCCTTTCCCATCTTTCCCCTTTGCACAATCCGAGAAACTTTACATAgactctctttccctctctggTGACTTGGACTATGCACATTACAAGTGAGTGACAAACACAGAATCAAGAAACTGTTGTTTTCATGAATCACCAGATTGTGagaatctcaatttttttttctttttttcttttttctttttttgttactGCCAAGGTGATTGCTTGTACCCATCCCAACCTCCCTCTGGCTCCTTCCTCTTCAAAACGCCACCAACTACCTGGTACGTCCTTGCTTGCTCGTTTGGAATAACCTGTGAACTGGCAACAGACTGCTGCCTTTGTGGAAGAGAAGTCTCCTCTCTCCCTTCAATATCTTGGCCTCCCGGACCAGCATTAAGGTCTAATGCACGCCTTCCCCATTTCCGACTGCTCTCACCACTACTGTTATTGCTACTGTCAGGATAACTAACAACATAAGGTCTGGGGAAATGGGATGAAACTGCACCAGCAGGTCCTAAAAACGGTGTATGGGCAGGGTAGCAAACCTTCCCAGCAGATGACGAATCCACATATGCTGTTGAAACACCTGAAAAACTGGCTGAAGGCAAAAGAAAGCTGCCAAAAGGGAAGACGGGGTACTGAAAAGGGCTAGAAGGGAAGGGCACTGCAGGAGCGGATGACAACACTGGCCCCCTATAGACATCAGGACTGAATGGGTTGCTGCCAGCAGTAGGACCCAACAACCTTTGCGCCCCACCAGTCGCAACAATTGGGAAATGATTCTCCCCTCTGTCAGGCATAATTGATACTGCTGAATAAGTGCCTCCTGAAGGAAACCACGGTGAAAAGTTTCCCAGTTCGGCATTGCTCATTCGAATGCTGGAAACAGGAGCCTGGACTGGCAAACTGCTCCTGGCAAGATGAACAAACGGTGAAGTTTCAGCACTCACCTCATCGACAACAGGCCCATTGTTTAAATCAAAATCCCGGTGGGCACTTGCTGCATCATTAAGAGGACCACCTGATGGTGATTTGACTGGGACAAGTGGGACATCCATTCTACGACCACTGCTGGTTGAGTGATTGCCCATATCCAAAGTATCAACAACACGGTTCAAATCGAGATCAAGACCTCCAGGGAATCGAACAGGTGCAGAGCCCATCAGTTCCTCACGTGCCATTCCGCGATTGTTTGTCAGGCCGGGTAAATTACCCTGCTCCTGTGCAGAATCTCGAGAAGCCAAGTCCTCGAGCATTCTTTCATCAGGGACATTCAAGTCAATATCCAAAGGGAGGCGACCATGCTTGCCAGCTGTAACATCAGGAAGAGGAATGAATGTGGTGCCCTGTGGCATCTCAGGAGCTTTCCGAGGTTCAGCTGGCCGAAAGGCACTAGTGGCTGCTGATCCCTTCCAACCAAGTTCTCCTTTACTCTTCAATAGGTCATCTGGTGGAACAAAGGGCCCTTTGGCAGCTGCAGTCACTGTAATTGAAGCAGGAAGACCACCAGACAcagaagaaacaagaaaaggtaATGGGTTAACCCGAGGAGTGGCAGCTAAACATCGTGCTGCTGTCAAGTTATTTATCTCCCCAAGTTTTCCATCATCAACAGCAAAGCCTTCGTTCAAATCAAATTCCACTTTGGCATCCATATCTGACACCCCGGCAGCTGATATACAAGAAGCATCTGCAGTGGTTGATGTACATTCCTCAGCATCATCTGCTTCTGTACCAGTCAACTTGGACCCTCTGGACCTCTCACGCTGTTCCATTTCTTGCACAGGAGATGCAAGTGACACCTTGTCAGTAGCTGGTCTACCATGTTGCTCATTGACTCCTTTGCTTTCCAAATTCTCCTCCAGACACTCCCCATCATAATTAGTATGAACTGAACCTAAACCAACTAAAATCCGATTCTTAGGGCTTGCAGGAGCATTACCTTCAGACTCGTTATTTTCTATCTCAGTATGCTTAAAATGGCTCCTTGCATCTCTTTCCTCATACTTTTCAACCTTCATTTTGACATTTTCAGGAACCAAACCTTTTTCACCGCCAGAAGGACGCAGCACCTCTTCATCGTTTCCTTTCACAACCTCAGAATGGATTAACAAAGCAGGAGGCTTCTCTTCTGTCTTCACACCACTGTTCAACCCTTCATTCGTAGCCTTCTTGTTCGTGCCATCAATCTCTAGACATGGGTAAGACGAGGAGCCTTCAATGGCTTCCATTTggacttttggacttgtaaCCATATCACTGAACTTCTCTTTTTCCAACATAGGACCACCTGCTATTTCTTTAGCATCAAGAATGGCATTTGCAGTCACCCCATCAACTGCCTTTTCATTATGAAGAGGTTTGCCTCCTTCAATATCCATGGTTTCTTCCATTGTGCTTGCAGGGGAGGAAGCCACTGCAGCAGTTATTTCATTTGATTTTCCCTTGCTTTCTATGCATGGGTATGTAGTTGACTGCAAGTCCATACTTGAAGAATTAAATCGCCCACTATCCCCTCCAATAGCTCTTTCAACAGACAAAGACGCAGGATCACTTTCTCCATTTTTATGCCCAACTTTACTGAAAATTATAACCTGCTTCTCATCCTCAACATGAGCACCATCATTAGACTGGCTATTATTTGGAACAAGGTCATCAATGGGAGATGATTTGACTTTCAAATCACTAGCTGTACAGGAGGGCTCAACTGCAGGTGCCTCTCTTTGCGGAGAATCAGTGGGTGGAAGCAAATCAGACTTGGACATCTCTCCAGCAGCAACACTAGCAAGCAGGTTCATTCCAACATCATCTCCAATGGACATAGCTATATTAGATTCTGAGAACTTGACACAACTTTCAATCAAAGCATTCATAGAGCGCAAAGAAGCCTCGTGTGAATTACATGGTTTATGTTTGTTTCCTGATGATGATGAAGCAGCTTTAGCTTTTGCCAATTTTTTACCCTTGTTGCCAGTCCTAGGGCGCTCTTCATCTGTAACGGCAGCGGTTGATCCATCACCCTCATCAGAACCAGTCAGCACATCTTTGAAATCATTACTCTGCCACGATTCAGTATTCACATCTGAAGTATTATTGGCTCGATAGCCATCACTCTTATCCTTCAAGCTACAATCATACTGATCATGCTTCTCTGAAACCACAGGAGAAGAAGCTCTGCTATTCACAATTGAAGGGTCTTCAAATGATGCTCCACTGACACTTTGCGCAGGACTGCGAACTCGATTGGGAATCTTAACAATCAATTTATGACTGTTACCCTCAATGCCAGGCCCATCAAGTGCCTTTTCACATGACAATCCAGATTGTGATTGTTTTTCTGAGGCTGGATTTTTGTGCAAGGAACTTCTGCTTGAACCACTTTCCTTTTGAGCTCCAGAGTGTGTGGAGCCAGGGTGGCCATTTATTGGTTTCCGATGCCGTGAAGAACCACCTGATTTCCTATTTCCACTCACTGAACCAGCAGTAGGGCTCCTTTTGTCCTTCCCTGAAAGTCCTGTTTTAGTATGGTCACTAGAACAAGATTGACTGTTGTGAGACTGACTGGAACTGCTGCTTTTCTCATCCCTTGCAGTACTCAGAGGGAAATCAGAGGCAACACCAGCAGCATGTCGAGGCTGGCCATCTTTCAAGTTAGTAATTGAGTGTGCATTTGATGGCACTGGTTTCATGGACCCCGGAGATGCAGATACAGTCCGAGAAGTGCTCTCCCCCTGGACAACCTTAACTGAAGCAGTTTTAGATGCAGAGAGCTGTGGTACCGAGCTCTTTATAGCAACATCAGTGGATGCTCCTGAGTGTCTGTTCCCACCGTGGGAAACTTCATGAAGACGTGTTCTTGGCCAGGGAACAGGCTGATTTGAACCAGACCTTGAATCATTGATGTTCATCTCAGCCTCAACACGCTTCTTCCAGGTGTCAACTAAACTTCTTGCTTTCTTCTGAATTTCCAAGTTCTTATGAGTGCGCAAATGATTCACAGACTTCCCAATGTTGCACATTTGTAAGGCCTGAAGATTTACAGGGAGCTTATCAAGTGCACGAAGTAAAACCAAGAGAAACTCCTCAACAGATTTATCACCATCCTTGGAGACACTACCATCACCAAGTTTCCCTTTATGTATTTCTTGGAGCCATTCATCTAATACAGGCAAGCCCCTGAGCTGCACAAACCGACTAAGGCAATCGAACTTATCTGTGGCTGCTATAACACCAACAAGTATAGACCGCCCAGCCAGATCTATTATCTTCTCGGTTCTGTCAGCCTGCATGAGCTGCACCAGTCTCTCGACCCCTTGAGAGTCTATGAGCCCTCCTTTCTCAGTGATTTTGGCAGTCTCAGATTTTAAACTGCTTTCCGTTCTACTGTGGCAGGAATCCCCATCATCTGCTTTTGTGGTACGCTCTCGTTTGACAGGCTCAGAGGCCTGATCTCCCCTTTCCCTTTTCTTCCCCTTTACTAGAGAAGGAACAGACGAGGCACTATTCTGAACACTATCTGAGGCACCTTTCAACTGCGATGTTGATGTCGGACCACTCATCGGCTTAGGAGATCGACCGCCTGACTGCAATGTTGCATGCATTTCACTTTGCGTCTTACGTAATAGGTGATCTACTTCTTCCTGATGTTCCTGTAAAATGAAGGTATCACTATGCTAAACTTCAACATATGAGAGAAAAAGATGTCCAAAAGCATAAAAGGCTCACATTAATATAATCCTGATCAGTTAGCCACCATAAACACTTGTTTGTAACATCATAAACCTGCCGACACACAAATGATGAAAACCCTGATGGAAGCTCAACACCTTTAGGAAGGAATGCAACTTTACACGGATGGAGTAGCGATGCAGCAGGAATCTCATCCTTATGAAAGGAATAGAAAATTTCGTTTGGCGCAGCTTCCAACAGGACGCCTTTGCCAAGCTTTACTTCAGCAGGACGATATAGCCAGTTCACACCTAACTTCAATTTATCTTCTTTACTCACGGCCAACCAACGAATTATTCCAATGAAAGGTGGGGAATCCTGAGGTGGTTTAAAAAGAGCACAGTCACCAACACTGATCTTGCGTCCATCCTGAATGTATATCAGGGGGGAAATAAGACAACTTCAGTTAATCAAGAAAACTGTGATCTTGAGGAGAAGAAAACACACACACTTGCAGAATATATAGATTACAAACAGCTGGTGTTGCTAAGAAAGAgaattttcattattattcttaAGTTGACTTCCAGCTACATCCCATAACAAATTATTATTCCCAAGTTGAGTAACATATGACAGAGAGCAGAATTATTGTTAATGCAATAAAGAGGATCATCATTGATTAGTGATCCTAGTCTAAACCATAGAAATATAAGTATGTTTTAGTATCATAATTAGGAATCTTTGTTTTAGGATAAGACCAAGATAGGAATCGAGCAGTCCAAATTAGATTGCAAAAGAGCATTTTTTGAATAACAGAGTccaaataaaaatgttaaaatagcCACTTCATTGAAATGGAAACATTACAAAACTTCTTACAAGGATAACAAGGGCTCTTCTCGTAGCAAACTAATCCCTGATAATGTCTAGTCCCCTGTACCACAGGTACCAAGCTATTACAAATATATTCCCAATGACTGACCAGCAAAGAGGAAAGTATTTCAATCCGGATGAAACTTCTCGAGCTGCCTTAGCCCCAAGTTGAAGAGACAGAAATCTTAACCCCTTGGAATTACTACTAAATTCCAAGCCATGAATCCTATACGAGGAACCGATGTGTATAACATCTAAAAGAGAAGTCAAATTGTTTAAACTGACTCACTAACATATTGAACCTCTGGAAGGTGCACTGGTACCAGGCGAACCTAGAAATTTATGCAAGATAACTATGTAAACTTTAAAGACCATTTATGCAGTTATGATGCGCATCAGAAAGATTAGTACAAGATTTATAAACTTTTATCGACACAGATTGTATGTAAAGAGCTATACCTTGATGGTTATTGCATGCAATTAAACAATTTTCCTGATCTAAAAATTAGATTTGCAGAAGGTATATCCATACCGCCTTATGGAAAACAACATAAAAATTACAGGATTCCCAAGTTCAACAttctgataatttaaaaaatacccTTAAGACACCTCCTTTTGTACGCCATCAAAAATCCAGAATAACCAAGCAGATGAATTTTTATCTATTTCCATGATCAGAAAAGCCTGTCCTGTTTTAGCACCATCTGTGTTGAAAAAAGTCTATTCTTATTTCAGTCTTAAAAGAGTCTACCCTTATTTCAGTTTCTAAAAAGTTAATCAAAACTGTTTTTACTTAATCAATAAGAAACAAAATATCTGAGAAATAAATTCCCAGTTTTCTTAATACAACAAACGTGGACCCAAGCCTAGAAATCACTTTCACTTGCTCACCCATAGGTGGCACCATACAACTCATGTTTGGTGCTTTGTCCATCATCTAGAACCTGCATGTCTGCTCCATATTCTGGTATGGGGACAGGAACTGATGGAAATGTTGAGTCCACATTTAATTTGTGAAGACTGGAGCTCATATTCTCTAGATCTCTACATGCAGATAGTTCTAAATGCAGTTCCACTCAACTAGCATGCTAACAACATCGAACATATAAGTCAAGCAAAATAAAGTAGTGGTTCTTTTGCGTAGTGGTAAGAACCATATGCTATCCTGACTATAAACAAAGACCAGAAAACTGACATTATAAAACATCCATCAAGTAGAGGATGAGTAGACCACAGGGAACCCACTATTGCATAAGTTTTCCTAGACTTAGGGG
This Carya illinoinensis cultivar Pawnee chromosome 11, C.illinoinensisPawnee_v1, whole genome shotgun sequence DNA region includes the following protein-coding sequences:
- the LOC122282044 gene encoding uncharacterized protein LOC122282044 isoform X2: MHGIGRAVEERKRSRHMWTVSTRAIVAATVDGSSSPSANSFCKDSPPFIGIIRWLAVSKEDKLKLGVNWLYRPAEVKLGKGVLLEAAPNEIFYSFHKDEIPAASLLHPCKVAFLPKGVELPSGFSSFVCRQVYDVTNKCLWWLTDQDYINEHQEEVDHLLRKTQSEMHATLQSGGRSPKPMSGPTSTSQLKGASDSVQNSASSVPSLVKGKKRERGDQASEPVKRERTTKADDGDSCHSRTESSLKSETAKITEKGGLIDSQGVERLVQLMQADRTEKIIDLAGRSILVGVIAATDKFDCLSRFVQLRGLPVLDEWLQEIHKGKLGDGSVSKDGDKSVEEFLLVLLRALDKLPVNLQALQMCNIGKSVNHLRTHKNLEIQKKARSLVDTWKKRVEAEMNINDSRSGSNQPVPWPRTRLHEVSHGGNRHSGASTDVAIKSSVPQLSASKTASVKVVQGESTSRTVSASPGSMKPVPSNAHSITNLKDGQPRHAAGVASDFPLSTARDEKSSSSSQSHNSQSCSSDHTKTGLSGKDKRSPTAGSVSGNRKSGGSSRHRKPINGHPGSTHSGAQKESGSSRSSLHKNPASEKQSQSGLSCEKALDGPGIEGNSHKLIVKIPNRVRSPAQSVSGASFEDPSIVNSRASSPVVSEKHDQYDCSLKDKSDGYRANNTSDVNTESWQSNDFKDVLTGSDEGDGSTAAVTDEERPRTGNKGKKLAKAKAASSSSGNKHKPCNSHEASLRSMNALIESCVKFSESNIAMSIGDDVGMNLLASVAAGEMSKSDLLPPTDSPQREAPAVEPSCTASDLKVKSSPIDDLVPNNSQSNDGAHVEDEKQVIIFSKVGHKNGESDPASLSVERAIGGDSGRFNSSSMDLQSTTYPCIESKGKSNEITAAVASSPASTMEETMDIEGGKPLHNEKAVDGVTANAILDAKEIAGGPMLEKEKFSDMVTSPKVQMEAIEGSSSYPCLEIDGTNKKATNEGLNSGVKTEEKPPALLIHSEVVKGNDEEVLRPSGGEKGLVPENVKMKVEKYEERDARSHFKHTEIENNESEGNAPASPKNRILVGLGSVHTNYDGECLEENLESKGVNEQHGRPATDKVSLASPVQEMEQRERSRGSKLTGTEADDAEECTSTTADASCISAAGVSDMDAKVEFDLNEGFAVDDGKLGEINNLTAARCLAATPRVNPLPFLVSSVSGGLPASITVTAAAKGPFVPPDDLLKSKGELGWKGSAATSAFRPAEPRKAPEMPQGTTFIPLPDVTAGKHGRLPLDIDLNVPDERMLEDLASRDSAQEQGNLPGLTNNRGMAREELMGSAPVRFPGGLDLDLNRVVDTLDMGNHSTSSGRRMDVPLVPVKSPSGGPLNDAASAHRDFDLNNGPVVDEVSAETSPFVHLARSSLPVQAPVSSIRMSNAELGNFSPWFPSGGTYSAVSIMPDRGENHFPIVATGGAQRLLGPTAGSNPFSPDVYRGPVLSSAPAVPFPSSPFQYPVFPFGSFLLPSASFSGVSTAYVDSSSAGKVCYPAHTPFLGPAGAVSSHFPRPYVVSYPDSSNNSSGESSRKWGRRALDLNAGPGGQDIEGREETSLPQRQQSVASSQVIPNEQARTYQVVGGVLKRKEPEGGWDGYKQSPWQ
- the LOC122282044 gene encoding uncharacterized protein LOC122282044 isoform X1, encoding MHGIGRAVEERKRSRHMWTVSTRAIVAATVDGSSSPSANSFCKDGRKISVGDCALFKPPQDSPPFIGIIRWLAVSKEDKLKLGVNWLYRPAEVKLGKGVLLEAAPNEIFYSFHKDEIPAASLLHPCKVAFLPKGVELPSGFSSFVCRQVYDVTNKCLWWLTDQDYINEHQEEVDHLLRKTQSEMHATLQSGGRSPKPMSGPTSTSQLKGASDSVQNSASSVPSLVKGKKRERGDQASEPVKRERTTKADDGDSCHSRTESSLKSETAKITEKGGLIDSQGVERLVQLMQADRTEKIIDLAGRSILVGVIAATDKFDCLSRFVQLRGLPVLDEWLQEIHKGKLGDGSVSKDGDKSVEEFLLVLLRALDKLPVNLQALQMCNIGKSVNHLRTHKNLEIQKKARSLVDTWKKRVEAEMNINDSRSGSNQPVPWPRTRLHEVSHGGNRHSGASTDVAIKSSVPQLSASKTASVKVVQGESTSRTVSASPGSMKPVPSNAHSITNLKDGQPRHAAGVASDFPLSTARDEKSSSSSQSHNSQSCSSDHTKTGLSGKDKRSPTAGSVSGNRKSGGSSRHRKPINGHPGSTHSGAQKESGSSRSSLHKNPASEKQSQSGLSCEKALDGPGIEGNSHKLIVKIPNRVRSPAQSVSGASFEDPSIVNSRASSPVVSEKHDQYDCSLKDKSDGYRANNTSDVNTESWQSNDFKDVLTGSDEGDGSTAAVTDEERPRTGNKGKKLAKAKAASSSSGNKHKPCNSHEASLRSMNALIESCVKFSESNIAMSIGDDVGMNLLASVAAGEMSKSDLLPPTDSPQREAPAVEPSCTASDLKVKSSPIDDLVPNNSQSNDGAHVEDEKQVIIFSKVGHKNGESDPASLSVERAIGGDSGRFNSSSMDLQSTTYPCIESKGKSNEITAAVASSPASTMEETMDIEGGKPLHNEKAVDGVTANAILDAKEIAGGPMLEKEKFSDMVTSPKVQMEAIEGSSSYPCLEIDGTNKKATNEGLNSGVKTEEKPPALLIHSEVVKGNDEEVLRPSGGEKGLVPENVKMKVEKYEERDARSHFKHTEIENNESEGNAPASPKNRILVGLGSVHTNYDGECLEENLESKGVNEQHGRPATDKVSLASPVQEMEQRERSRGSKLTGTEADDAEECTSTTADASCISAAGVSDMDAKVEFDLNEGFAVDDGKLGEINNLTAARCLAATPRVNPLPFLVSSVSGGLPASITVTAAAKGPFVPPDDLLKSKGELGWKGSAATSAFRPAEPRKAPEMPQGTTFIPLPDVTAGKHGRLPLDIDLNVPDERMLEDLASRDSAQEQGNLPGLTNNRGMAREELMGSAPVRFPGGLDLDLNRVVDTLDMGNHSTSSGRRMDVPLVPVKSPSGGPLNDAASAHRDFDLNNGPVVDEVSAETSPFVHLARSSLPVQAPVSSIRMSNAELGNFSPWFPSGGTYSAVSIMPDRGENHFPIVATGGAQRLLGPTAGSNPFSPDVYRGPVLSSAPAVPFPSSPFQYPVFPFGSFLLPSASFSGVSTAYVDSSSAGKVCYPAHTPFLGPAGAVSSHFPRPYVVSYPDSSNNSSGESSRKWGRRALDLNAGPGGQDIEGREETSLPQRQQSVASSQVIPNEQARTYQVVGGVLKRKEPEGGWDGYKQSPWQ